The following is a genomic window from Myxococcales bacterium.
AGAACAGAATTTATAGAATCAAATCTTGGTGATAAGCGCTTAACTAAGCGCCTTTTATCAATTGTTAGCTCGGTTATTGAAAGTCCAGAGAAATCTTTTCCTGAGGCATTTGGGAGTTCGGCAGAATTAGAGGGGTTCTATCGGTTTGTGGAAAATCCTTACATAGAAATAAAAGACATTTTAGAACCGCACAAGCAAGCTACTTTAAAGCGTATGTGCAATAAGAATAATGATATTATTATTGCGCATGATTCGAGTGAGTTTGTATTTTCAGGAAAGAGACGAGACCTTGGAACAACCTCACTAGGTAAAAGTGCAAGCTTCTTTGGCCATTTCAGTTTAGCTATTTCTGCGTCAGATAGAGAACCATTAGGTACATTGGGGTTGCATTGTTTTAAGCGCGGTGAAAAAATCAGTCCTTAGAGGCTGTAAAAAAAATCAATTTGGCAATTCTGGTTCAATAAATGTCGCTGTGACGAAAGTATGACGTGAAAACCTTTTTGAAAGGAAATATCATGTCGTGCTTGTATGAGACCTGTTTGTCAGATTGTGCCTGGGAAGTGATTGAGCCACTTTTTCCTGCTAACGCCAAACGAGGCAGACGTCGTGTCTATAGCTTTCGGAGCATAGTTGATGCCATATTCTATGTTTTAAAGAACGGCTGTGTGTGGCGTTGTTTACCCAATGACTTTCCTCCTCACGGTATTGTCTATCACTATTTTCGCACCTGGTCTGTTTCTGGTTTGTGGGCGGTCTTAAACTGCATTCTCGTGGCAATAGTCAGAACCTGTGCTGGCAGAGATGCAAGCCCCTCACTTGTTTCCATCGACTCCCAATCACAGACAGCGGAACCAGGAGTAGATGAGCGTGGTTTGGATGGGGGAAAGAAGATTAATGGAAGAAAGCGCCACATCGTTGTTGATACGATGGGATTGATGCTCCTATGCATTTGTACCGCAGCAAATGTATCTGATAGGGTTGCCGGCGAGGAATTGGTTACTGAGCT
Proteins encoded in this region:
- a CDS encoding IS5 family transposase — translated: MKTFLKGNIMSCLYETCLSDCAWEVIEPLFPANAKRGRRRVYSFRSIVDAIFYVLKNGCVWRCLPNDFPPHGIVYHYFRTWSVSGLWAVLNCILVAIVRTCAGRDASPSLVSIDSQSQTAEPGVDERGLDGGKKINGRKRHIVVDTMGLMLLCICTAANVSDRVAGEELVTELNKREKFPRLAKILGDNAYKNLSSGLRVGVSTETAERLKGQKGFVPQIFRWAVERTFAWLNRNRRLVRNYEKNTKHQESMNYIANARLCIRRLENWLTT
- a CDS encoding transposase, with protein sequence MNHIRTEFIESNLGDKRLTKRLLSIVSSVIESPEKSFPEAFGSSAELEGFYRFVENPYIEIKDILEPHKQATLKRMCNKNNDIIIAHDSSEFVFSGKRRDLGTTSLGKSASFFGHFSLAISASDREPLGTLGLHCFKRGEKISP